Part of the Desulfobacteraceae bacterium genome is shown below.
AACCCACAGCAGGAGGTCGAGGCCATGGCCACCCAACTGATCGAATGCGTCCCCAACTTCAGCGAAGGCCGGCGGCCGGAGGTGATCGCGGCCATCCTGGCGCCCTTCCGGGCTGCTCCCGGCTGTCATCTGCTGGACCACCGCGCCGATGCAGACCACAACCGCCTGGTGGTCAGCCTGGCGGGACAGCCCGGGCCGTTGCAGGACGCCCTGCTGGCGGCCGCCCAGGTGGCCATCGCCCGGATCGACATGGCCGCCCACCGCGGCGCCCACCCGCGCATCGGGGCCATCGACGTGATCCCCTTTACACCCCTTAGAAACATCGACATGGCGGCGTGTGTGGCGCTGGCGCACGCCTTTGGCCGGCGATTCCACGAGGAGACCGGGGTCCCGGTCTATTTCTACGAGGAGGCAGCCCTCAGGCCCGAGCGCAAAAAGCTCGAGGTGATTCGCAAGGGGCAGTACGAAGGCCTGCGCGATGAGGTCAAGACGCCGGAGCGCAGCCCGGATGTCGGCGGGCCGGAACTGCACCCCAGGGCCGGGGCGACGGTGATCGGCGCGCGGCGTTTTCTGGTGGCCTTCAACGTCAACCTCAAGACCACCGACCTCCAGGTGGCCAAACAAATCGCCGCGGCCGTGCGGGCCTCCTCGGGCGGCTTCTGCCACGTCAAAGGGATCGGCCTGGCCCTGGCGGACCGCGGGCTGGTCCAGGTGAGCCTCAACCTGGTGGACCACGAGAAAAACCCCCTCTACCGCGTCCTGGAAACCGTGCGCATGGAGGCCCGGCGCTGGGGGGTGGCGGTGGCCGAAACCGAGGTTTACGGCATGGTGCCGGCCGCGGCCCTGCTGGACAGCGCCGCCTACTACCTGCAGGTTGCCGGCTTCG
Proteins encoded:
- the ftcD gene encoding glutamate formimidoyltransferase codes for the protein NPQQEVEAMATQLIECVPNFSEGRRPEVIAAILAPFRAAPGCHLLDHRADADHNRLVVSLAGQPGPLQDALLAAAQVAIARIDMAAHRGAHPRIGAIDVIPFTPLRNIDMAACVALAHAFGRRFHEETGVPVYFYEEAALRPERKKLEVIRKGQYEGLRDEVKTPERSPDVGGPELHPRAGATVIGARRFLVAFNVNLKTTDLQVAKQIAAAVRASSGGFCHVKGIGLALADRGLVQVSLNLVDHEKNPLYRVLETVRMEARRWGVAVAETEVYGMVPAAALLDSAAYYLQVAGFDPAQVIELQLLEKIGDGG